The Piliocolobus tephrosceles isolate RC106 chromosome 2, ASM277652v3, whole genome shotgun sequence genome window below encodes:
- the EPM2AIP1 gene encoding EPM2A-interacting protein 1 has protein sequence MWMTPKRSKMEVDEALVFRPEWTQRYLVVEPPEGDGALCLVCRRLIVATRERDVRRHYEAEHEYYERYVADGERAALVERLRQGDLPVASLTPEERAARAGLGLCRLLALKGRGWGEGDFVYQCMEVLLREVLPEHVSVLQGIDLSPDITRQRILSIDRNLRSQLFNRARDFKAYSLALDDQAFVAYENYLLVFIRGVGPELEVQEDLLTIINLTHHFSVGALMSAILEALQTAGLSLQRMVGLTTTHTLRMIGENSGLVSYMREKAVSPNCWNVIHYSGFLHLELLSSYDVDVNQIINTISEWIVLIKTRGVRRPEFQTLLTESESEHGERVNGRCLNNWLRRGKTLKLIFSLRKEMEAFLVSVGATTVHFSDKQWLCDFGFLVDIMEHLRELSEELRVSKVFAAAAFDHICTFEVKLNLFQRHIEEKNLTDFPALREVVDELKQQNKEDQKIFDPDRYQMVICRLQKEFERHFKDLRFIKKDLELFSNPFNFKPEYAPISVRVELTKLQANTNLWNEYRIKDLGQFYAGLSAESYPIIKGVACKVASLFDSNQICEKAFSYLTRNQHTLSQPLTDEHLQALFRVATTEMEPGWDDLVRERNESNP, from the coding sequence ATGTGGATGACGCCCAAAAGAAGCAAGATGGAAGTCGACGAGGCTCTAGTTTTCCGGCCCGAGTGGACCCAGCGTTATTTGGTGGTGGAGCCTCCGGAGGGCGACGGCGCCCTGTGCCTGGTCTGTCGCCGCCTCATCGTAGCTACCCGCGAACGCGACGTCAGGCGCCACTACGAGGCTGAGCACGAATACTACGAGCGGTATGTGGCGGACGGCGAGCGCGCGGCCCTGGTGGAGCGTCTGCGTCAGGGCGACTTGCCCGTGGCCTCGCTCACTCCTGAAGAGAGAGCTGCTCGTGCAGGCCTCGGGCTCTGCCGCCTCTTGGCCTTGAAGGGTCGCGGCTGGGGTGAGGGGGACTTTGTATACCAGTGTATGGAGGTATTGCTGAGAGAGGTACTGCCCGAGCATGTAAGCGTCTTGCAAGGCATTGATTTATCTCCAGATATCACAAGGCAGAGGATCCTGAGCATTGACAGGAATCTACGCAGCCAGCTTTTTAACCGAGCCAGGGACTTTAAAGCCTATTCTCTTGCCTTGGACGACCAGGCTTTTGTGGCCTATGAGAACTACCTCCTGGTCTTTATCCGCGGGGTAGGCCCTGAGCTGGAGGTGCAAGAAGATCTTCTGACCATAATCAACCTGACTCATCATTTCAGTGTTGGTGCGCTTATGTCGGCAATCCTAGAGGCCCTGCAGACAGCAGGGCTTAGCTTGCAGAGAATGGTTGGACTGACTACGACCCATACTTTGAGGATGATTGGTGAGAACTCAGGACTCGTCTCATACATGAGAGAAAAGGCTGTAAGCCCCAACTGCTGGAATGTGATTCATTATTCAGGATTTCTTCACTTGGAACTGTTGAGCTCGTATGATGTAGATGTTAATCAGATCATAAATACCATATCCGAATGGATAGTTTTGATTAAGACCAGAGGCGTTAGGCGACCTGAATTTCAGACTTTACTAACTGAATCTGAATCAGAGCATGGCGAAAGGGTTAATGGACGATGTCTGAACAATTGGCTTAGGAGAGGGAAAACTTTAAAACTAATATTCTCtctaagaaaagaaatggaagcttTCTTGGTTTCAGTAGGGGCAACAACAGTCCACTTCTCAGACAAGCAATGGCTTTGTGACTTTGGCTTCTTGGTAGACATTATGGAACACCTTCGAGAACTCAGTGAAGAATTACGAGTTAGTAAAGTCTTTGCTGCTGCTGCCTTTGACCATATTTGTACTTTCGAAGTTAAGCTGAATTTATTTCAAAGACatattgaggaaaaaaatctaacagaCTTTCCTGCCCTCAGAGAAGTTGTTGATGAGCTAAAACAGCAAAATAAGGAagatcaaaaaatatttgatcctGATAGGTATCAAATGGTGATCTGTCGTCTACAAAAAGAATTTGAGAGGCATTTTAAGGACCTCAGGTTCATTAAAAAGGACTTGGAACTTTTTTCAAATCCATTTAACTTTAAACCTGAATATGCACCTATTTCAGTGAGGGTGGAGCTGACAAAACTTCAGGCAAACACCAATCTTTGGAATGAATACAGAATCAAAGACTTGGGGCAGTTTTATGCTGGATTGTCTGCTGAATCTTACCCAATTATCAAAGGGGTTGCCTGTAAGGTCGCATCCTTGTTTGATAGTAACCAAATCTGCGAAAAGGCTTTTTCGTATTTGACACGAAACCAACACACTTTGAGTCAGCCATTGACAGATGAGCATCTCCAAGCCCTGTTTCGGGTTGCCACAACTGAAATGGAGCCGGGTTGGGATGATCttgtgagagaaagaaatgaatctAATCCATAA